The nucleotide window GATGGCGGTATTGAGCGCCTGCGGGCTGCCCGCCTCGAGCTTCGCGTAGATGCCGAGCGCGCGGTGCACAGGGCTGCCGGCGGCCTCGGCGCCCACCGCGTCGATGGTCGCGTCCGCGCCGAGGTTCTCGGTCATGCCCTTGACGATGGTGACGAGGTCCACGTCACGGAAGTTGAGCGTCTCCACGCCCAGCCACCGGCGCGCGAACTCGAGCTTGTAGTCGTAGTGGTCCACCGCGATGACGCGGCCGGCGCCCATGGCCCAGAGGGACCACATGGCGAAGAGGCCCACCGGCCCGCAGCCGAGCACGAGCACCGTCTCCCCACCGCGGATGTTGCACATCTCGGCGGCCTGGTAGCCCGTCGGGAAGGCGTCGGTGAGGGGCAGGGCATCCAGGCTTGAGACGTCTTCGGGTACGTGCTCCGCGTCCACGCCAATGAAGGGCACGCGCACGTACTGGGCCTGGCCACCGTCGTAGCCGCCCATGGTGTGGGAGTAACCGTACATGCCGGTCGCCGCATCGGTGCCGGGGTTGGTGTTCATGCAGCAAGCGGTCAGGCCCCGCTGGCAGTAGTAGCAGCTGCCGCAGAAGATCTGGAAGGGCAGCGCCACCCGGTCGCCCCGCTTCACGCCCGTGACGCCCCGGCCCACCTCCTCGACGATGCCCACGAACTCGTGGCCGAACGTGGAGCCCACCCGGGTGTCGGGGATCATCCCGTGCATGATGTGGAAGTCCGAGCCGCAGATGGCGGCGGCCTCCACCCGGACGATGCCGTCCTGTGGGTGCTCGATGCGTGGATCCGGCTTCTCCTTGACCGCCACCCGCCATGGTCCTTCGTACGTGAGTGCTTGCATTGGCGTCCCTTGAAGTCTGCAAGCGCGTCAGGATTGAGCGCTTCCCGTCAGAGCGTGCGCACTCCGTCCACGCCAAGCATGTGTGGGCACCGCGTCTGGCTGGCCCCGTGCCACGCGGCCGGGCCCGTGCCGCACTCGCCCCGCCGGCTACCGGGCATGCGGCTTGCCAAGGCTCGGGCCGCATGCCCGGTAGGTAAGCTTGGCGGGCCCAACGCCCTACCGTTCGTAGAAGAGGAGGCTCGGATCGAGGAGGGGACCCGGGCCGGCCAGGGTGCCGAACACGATGGCATCCCAGGTCCGGCGCCAGTCTGTGTACCGCGCCACCCGGGTGAGGGCTCCCTGCCCATCCACGGCGTACAGCTCTCCCTGCCCCGCGCTCCGGTCATAGAACAGCAACCCATTGGAGCTGCTGCCGGAGATGCGGCAAGGGATGATCAGGTCCCAGCTCTGGCGCCAGCCGGTGTGTTTTGACAACCGGGCGATGCCGCCGTGTCCATCCACGGCGTACAGCTCTCCCTGCCCGGCGCTCCGGTCATAGAACACCAACACGGTGCGATTGGCATCACGGGTGGACTGGGTGAAGGGGACGATCAGGTCCCAGGTGCGGCGCCAACCGGAGTGACGTGCCACCCGGGAGAGGTGGCCCTGCCCATCCGTGGCATAGAACTCACCTTGGCCTGCGGCCTTGTCGTAGAAGAGGAGCGAGGTGAAAACCTGTCCAGCGCCGGGGGGAACGTCCAGGGGCATGACCGGAACGATCGCGTCCCAGGTGCGGCGCCAATCGGTGAAGCGCGCGACCCGGAAGACGCCTCCCTCACCATCCATGGCGTGCAGTTCTCCCAGTCCTGCTTCCCGGTCATAGAAGAGCAGGGAGTCCCCTTTGCTGACCTCCAGGAAGTGGTCTGCGAGGATGAGATCCCAGCCGCGGCGCCAGCCGGTGTGCCGCTTGAGCAGTTGAAGTTCTCCCTGGGGCCCTTCGGGCAGGTAGATGTCAGCCAGTCCTGCCGCTCGGTCATAGAAGAGCAGGTTCGTGGCCTCCGTGAACTCCATGTAGGCACCTGGGATGAGCAAGTCCCAGGTGCCTCGCACGTTGCTCTGGGTATACGCGTGCTCAAGTTGTCCCTCCAGGAAAGTGTAGGCTTCCAGCTCCCCGCTGGGCTGGATGGCAGGGGTTGGGCTCTCGGACAGCTCCTGCGTCGATAGTGGCGGATGTGGCTCTTGCTGCATGGTGCCTCCAGATGGTGGGCGCGTGGCCCCCTGTAGACATGGGGCGCAAAGCCAACCGTTGTGAGCAACCCGCTTTCGAGCCCTCGGCAGCCCGCGCTCTGGCTTGAGGGCGCAGAGGGGGCCACGGTGAACTCGCCCATTCGATCTTCCCTGGGAGCGTCATCAAGGTTGGAAGGAGGGCCCGTCCTCGAGAGGAGGGTGTCATGTCGAATCCCCGGCTGCCTTCTCCCCGTACCATCGCGGACGCGCTGCTGGCCGGAGACACCGCGGCCGTTTTCGATGCCGCGAGCCGCTACATGAGCTGCGGAGGGGCCCCGTTCCTCGTGGACGCGCTTGCCTGTCCCGTCATGGAGGAGGTGGGGGCGCGCTACCATGAGGGCACTGCGTCCGTGGCGGACGAACACGCCGCCTCGGAGCTGTTGCGTGAACTGTTCTCAACCCTTCTGCCTGGCCTGGCGTGGCATCAGGGGGGCCCCAGGGCCGTCGTCGCCTGCGCTCCCGGCGAGCAGCACGTGCTGGGGGCCAAGCTCATTTCCCAGGTCCTGGCGCTCGACGGCTGGCACGTGCGATTTCTCGGCGCGGACACCCCTGCCAAGGATCTCGCCCTGTTCGTCGCCCGTGAGCACCCGGCCCTCGTGGGGCTCTCGGTCACCATGGCCGGCCACGTTCCCGCCGCGCACACCGCGCTCGAGTGGATACACCGCCGGGCGCCCGATGTCCGCCTCGTGGTGGGCGGGAGCGCGGCCTGGGCGCTGCGGCCTGCCGGGAGAGAGGCGTGGACCGTGCTTCCCTCCACCCAGGAGCTCTTGTGGCTGACGCGCGGCGGCACTGACGGACACCTCGGCCTCCGCTAACCGGAGGCCTGAGCACCCACCGGCAGGACCACGATGAAGGTCGAGCCCTTCCCTGGCTGACTGCGCACGACGATGGTCCCCCCGTGGGCCTCGACGATCTGCCGCGCGACATACAACCCAAGCCCCATTCCCCCGTAGCGCTTGGGAGAGACCGCCCGCTCGAAGCGCTCGAAGATGCGGCTCGCGTCCGCGGGCACCAGGCCGATCCCCTGGTCCTGGACGAACAGGCGCGCGACCCCCTGCTTTTCTTCCACGGACACGTCGATGGGATGCCCCGCCCCGTACTTGATCGCATTCGAGAGGAGACTGGAGAGCACCTGCTCCAGCCTCAGCCGGTCCCACACGCCTCGGACCTGGCCAGGGGTATGGGCTTCCAGCTGGCACCCCGCCGCCTCCGCCTCTTCCTGGAAGCGGTCCGTCACCTCGGTGGCCAGTGCGGACAGATCCATGTCCTCCAGCAACAGGCCCAGCCGTCCGGTCGCGATGCGCGACACATCCAGCAGGCGGTCCACGAGCTGGATCAGGCGCTGCACCTGGGCCGTGGACCGTTCGAGGTGCCGCATCACCCGGGGGTCGTCGAGCCCGGCGGCCACCACGCTGCGGCGAAGCGTCTCCAGCTGAAGCTTCAGGGGGGTCAGGGGCGTGCGAAGCTCGTGGGCGGCAATGGAGAGAAATTCGTCCCGTGATTTCACCCCCTCCCGCTCTTTCTGGAGCAGCGTCTCGAGCTCGCGCGCGGCCCGGAGCTCCACCTGGGCCATCACACAGGCCGCGAGATCCTTGAGGATGCTCGCCTCGCGGTCCGTCCAGCGGCGCGGGACTGTATCCAGAACGCAGAGTGTCCCCAGGGCATGGCCGCCGGAGCCGATGAGCGGAGCGCCTGCATAGGCAATCGCTCCCAAGGTCTCCAGGGCCAGGCACTCGCGGAGCAGGGGATGCTGACGGGTATCCTCCACGAGCAAGGGCGCCCCCTGGACCACCGTGTGTTGACACACCGAGTGTGACAGCGGCATCGCGCGTTGTCGCAGCCATGGCTCGGGCAGGCCGAGACAGCTCTTACAAAAGAGGCGCTCTTCAGCCAGAAAGTTCACCATCCCCATGGGGGTATGGAGACAGTGACACGCCAGCCGGGTGAGGCGGTCGAACGCCTCCTCCGCTGGGCTGTCCATGAGCCCCGTCTGGCGAAGATCCTCCAGGCGTTCCTGCGAGCGAAAGAGGCTCTGTACGTTGGCGCTCTCACCCATGGCCAGTCCTCTGGATGCACACCCTCACTCCGCGCTGACCGAATGGGGTGCGTCATCCTTGATGTAGACATGCGCAGACATTGGCGCGCAGGCGAGGAGCAGGCGGCCACGGGCTTCGCTGCCTCTCCGGATGTGCAGCGGCTATAGGGGCGCGAAACTACCGGTCGCCCGTCCAGTTGTTGCCGCCGCCGTCCTTGAACGAGAACGTCCCGGTGGAGACCTCGTCCTTCAAGAACAGGTTGCCGGGGTTGGCCCGGGCGCCACCGATGCTCGAGTTCTTG belongs to Stigmatella erecta and includes:
- a CDS encoding zinc-dependent alcohol dehydrogenase, which translates into the protein MQALTYEGPWRVAVKEKPDPRIEHPQDGIVRVEAAAICGSDFHIMHGMIPDTRVGSTFGHEFVGIVEEVGRGVTGVKRGDRVALPFQIFCGSCYYCQRGLTACCMNTNPGTDAATGMYGYSHTMGGYDGGQAQYVRVPFIGVDAEHVPEDVSSLDALPLTDAFPTGYQAAEMCNIRGGETVLVLGCGPVGLFAMWSLWAMGAGRVIAVDHYDYKLEFARRWLGVETLNFRDVDLVTIVKGMTENLGADATIDAVGAEAAGSPVHRALGIYAKLEAGSPQALNTAIHATKKGGTISVIGAYGPPFTGVDIGTFMNKAQTMRTGQASVKRYMPLLFEHIQAGRIRPSDVLTHRGPLEKAPEFYHTMAQKKDGCIKCALFPNGPITH
- a CDS encoding cobalamin B12-binding domain-containing protein, with protein sequence MSNPRLPSPRTIADALLAGDTAAVFDAASRYMSCGGAPFLVDALACPVMEEVGARYHEGTASVADEHAASELLRELFSTLLPGLAWHQGGPRAVVACAPGEQHVLGAKLISQVLALDGWHVRFLGADTPAKDLALFVAREHPALVGLSVTMAGHVPAAHTALEWIHRRAPDVRLVVGGSAAWALRPAGREAWTVLPSTQELLWLTRGGTDGHLGLR
- a CDS encoding GAF domain-containing sensor histidine kinase produces the protein MGESANVQSLFRSQERLEDLRQTGLMDSPAEEAFDRLTRLACHCLHTPMGMVNFLAEERLFCKSCLGLPEPWLRQRAMPLSHSVCQHTVVQGAPLLVEDTRQHPLLRECLALETLGAIAYAGAPLIGSGGHALGTLCVLDTVPRRWTDREASILKDLAACVMAQVELRAARELETLLQKEREGVKSRDEFLSIAAHELRTPLTPLKLQLETLRRSVVAAGLDDPRVMRHLERSTAQVQRLIQLVDRLLDVSRIATGRLGLLLEDMDLSALATEVTDRFQEEAEAAGCQLEAHTPGQVRGVWDRLRLEQVLSSLLSNAIKYGAGHPIDVSVEEKQGVARLFVQDQGIGLVPADASRIFERFERAVSPKRYGGMGLGLYVARQIVEAHGGTIVVRSQPGKGSTFIVVLPVGAQASG